CCCGAGGTGTACGTCGTGCTGCTGCCGGCGACCGGCATCGTCGCCGAGATCATCACGGTCTTCGCCCGCAAGAAGCTCTTCGCCTACAAGACCATCCTCGGCACCTCGATCGCGACCGGCATCATCAGCTTCTTCGTATGGGCGCACCACCAGTTCGTCGCGGGCATCGACCCGCGCATGGCGCACCTCTTCACGATCACCACGCTGCTCATCTCGATCCCGATCGCGGAGATGCTGTTCGCCTTCATCGCAACGCTCTACGGCGGCTCGATCGAGCTCGCGACGCCGATGCTGTGGGCGCTCGCCTTCATCGCCGAGTTCCTGATCGGCGGCGTGACCGGGATCTTCCTCGGCGCCAACGCGACCGACATCTACCTCCACGACACGTACTTCGTCGTGGCGCACTTCCACTACACGTTCTTCCCGATCGGGATCATCGCGACGTTCGCCGCCGTCACCTACTGGTTCCCGAAAATGTTCGGGCGGCGCATGAACGAGACGCTCGGGAAGCTGCATTTCTGGGGCACCATCATCCCCTTCAATCTGATCTTCATCCCGCTGTTCCTGACGGGCGCCGCGGGACAGCACCGCCGCATCTACTCGTACGAGAACTTCCCGCAGCTCTCGACGCCGTGGCTGAACCAGCTCGCGGTGCTCGCGACCCTGGCGCTGATCGTGATGTTCGTGTTCCAGGCAGTGTTCCTCGTGAACTTCTTCTGGAGCATGCGGCGCGGCGAGAAGGTCGGCGCCAACCCCTGGAACGCCAACACGCTCGAGTGGTCGGCGCCCTCCCCGCCCCCGCACGGCAATTTCGCGGCCATGCCGACGGTCTATCGCGGGCCCTACGAGTACGGCGTTCCCGACCGCGAGCTCG
The Deltaproteobacteria bacterium genome window above contains:
- a CDS encoding cbb3-type cytochrome c oxidase subunit I gives rise to the protein MSMPATAHEVTAVHALESVWSRYVFSTDHKVIGLQYLFTGMAMALLGGFMAYVFRMQLAFPDQVVPLYGLVTAREYNALVTNHGSIMIFWVAMPVLIAGFGNFLIPLMIGCDDMVFPRLNRLSYQIFFVSAVIILISLVVPGGGFGGAWTAYPPLSASAQYNHTPWGAPLWLLAVALEFVAFLLGGINFTVTVMNARAPGMTAMRIPIVVWMIVIASLVFMASVGPLVAGAVMLLLDQTVGTRFYDPTAGGDPLLWQHLFWFFGHPEVYVVLLPATGIVAEIITVFARKKLFAYKTILGTSIATGIISFFVWAHHQFVAGIDPRMAHLFTITTLLISIPIAEMLFAFIATLYGGSIELATPMLWALAFIAEFLIGGVTGIFLGANATDIYLHDTYFVVAHFHYTFFPIGIIATFAAVTYWFPKMFGRRMNETLGKLHFWGTIIPFNLIFIPLFLTGAAGQHRRIYSYENFPQLSTPWLNQLAVLATLALIVMFVFQAVFLVNFFWSMRRGEKVGANPWNANTLEWSAPSPPPHGNFAAMPTVYRGPYEYGVPDRELDYWPQHVAS